A single Branchiostoma floridae strain S238N-H82 chromosome 11, Bfl_VNyyK, whole genome shotgun sequence DNA region contains:
- the LOC118425769 gene encoding differentially expressed in FDCP 8 homolog B-like produces the protein MSSDPQTKPRSSRTRRAKMVLSSELTIAADADDDITSKLRRETGSPIRQIETEAAVITFSMGQQDGDSSDEENPTFAQARLPDTASSPVLQSVSPSSKALGDICEENGISISQEMAGTVENCVEKVEEDDRKLTNTAHESSAKTMSDVSEQQRHNGTLVVRPKERRVVAGSPVDSGISDGVLSMDAMQGEGSGRFNPFDRDIVIDEDRFANTPPENSPVAKELRANSGSSGSHGPASKSDRTSSKSSDDSESWPESCTTHDTDIDEELANLALGLTEDHFSRPDGYFGMSRVEELEQAIENCKDLILEEPPHSDKRRSLIRKITQLRLNLVEIEDSKTEEEPNIKVILGHKFKKRQGKSVKYSCEQCNNLIWGMLQTWYGCKGCGCHCHGKCMNQLTRVCAGTKLGSSQLILQICPEVGISRQKYRCGDCRTQLFRDTELRQCDYTGQYYCTSCHWNDTAVIPARVMHNWDFQPCKVARQSKQYLQLVFYKPLLNPQESNPQLFSRVEELNHVRKLRREILLMKNYFVSCRVALEGKLLLRLRERQHFVESSDLYSLSDLCETESGNLLDKLTDIHVGYAHHIKFDCPTCRGKGFICELCEDSDVLFPFDVGVHMCEKCSTVYHRDCFPAEKDACPKCRRISQRTV, from the exons ATTGAGACAGAAGCAGCTGTGATCACATTCTCCATGGGCCAGCAGGATGGAGACTCATCCGATGAGGAAAACCCAACCTTTGCTCAGGCGAGACTTCCTGATACTGCTTCATCACCAGTTTTACAGAGCGTTTCTCCATCCAGCAAGGCTCTTGGGGACATCTGTGAAGAAAATGGGATATCCATTAGCCAAGAGATGGCTGGAACAGTAGAAAATTGTGTAGAGAAAGTGGAAGAAGACGATAGAAAACTTACAAATACAGCACATGAATCTTCTGCAAAAACtatgtcagatgtttcagaacAGCAAAGACACAATGGTACGCTTGTCGTCCGTCCAAAGGAAAGAAGGGTCGTCGCGGGCAGTCCCGTGGACAGCGGGATCTCGGATGGTGTGTTGTCGATGGACGCCATGCAGGGGGAGGGCTCTGGGAGGTTCAACCCGTTTGATCGCGACATCGTCATCGATGAAGACAGGTTTGCCAACACCCCTCCTGAAAACTCTCCCGTCGCGAAAGAACTCCGAGCCAACAGTGGCAGTTCGGGGTCTCACGGTCCCGCGTCAAAATCCGACCGAACGTCGTCTAAGTCGAGCGATGACAGCGAATCCTGGCCAGAGTCGTGCACCACACACgacacagacattgacgaggAGTTGGCGAATCTTGCGTTGGGTCTGACCGAAGATCACTTCTCCCGACCGGACGGCTACTTCGGGATGTCCCGCGTGGAAGAGCTCGAACAAGCCATCGAAAACTGCAAGGATCTAATTTTAGAGGAGCCACCGCACAGCGACAAGCGACGCAGTCTCATCAGAAAGATAACTCAGTTGCGGCTCAATCTGGTAGAAATCGAAGACAGCAAAACCGAGGAGGAGCCCAACATAAAAGTCATCCTAGGCCACAAGTTTAAGAAGAGGCAGGGGAAGAGTGTAAAGTACAGTTGCGAACAGTGCAATAACCTGATCTGGGGGATGTTGCAGACGTGGTACGGGTGTAAGGGGTGCGGGTGCCACTGTCATGGGAAGTGTATGAACCAGCTGACCAGGGTGTGTGCTGGCACCAAGTTAGGGTCGTCACAGTTAATACTGCAGATCTGTCCTGAAGTGGGCATCTCCAGGCAGAAGTACAG ATGTGGGGACTGCAGAACGCAGTTGTTCCGTGACACAGAGCTGCGACAGTGCGACTACACGGGCCAGTACTACTGCACGTCCTGTCACTGGAACGACACGGCGGTCATCCCCGCTCGCGTCATGCACAACTGGGACTTCCAACCATGCAAG GTTGCCAGGCAGTCGAAGCAGTATCTCCAACTGGTGTTCTACAAGCCGCTACTGAACCCCCAGGAGTCAAACCCACAGCTGTTCAGTCGCGTGGAGGAACTCAACCACGTCCGGAAACTGCGGAGAGAGATCCTCTTGATGAAGAACTACTTCGTATCCTGTCGGGTCGCTCTGGAGGGCAAACTCCTTCTCCGGCTTAGAGAGAGACAGCACTTTGTCGAGTCTTCCGACTTGTATTCTTTAAGCGACTTGTGCGAGACTGAGAGCGGAAATCTACTTGACAAACTGACAGACATCCATGTAGGCTATGCACATCACATAAAGTTCGACTGCCCGACCTGTCGCGGGAAGGGTTTCATCTGCGAGTTGTGTGAGGATTCGGACGTTCTGTTCCCGTTTGACGTTGGCGTTCACATGTGCGAGAAGTGTTCGACGGTGTACCACAGGGATTGCTTCCCCGCGGAGAAGGATGCGTGCCCGAAGTGTCGCCGAATTTCGCAAAGAACTGTTTGA
- the LOC118426215 gene encoding proteoglycan 4-like: MTTNVAGEEPTEQENGEPTEQENGEPTEQENGEPTEQENGEPTEQENGEPTEQENGEPTEQENGEPTEQENGEPTEQENGEPTEQENGEPTEQENGEPTEQENGEPTVQENGEPTEQENGEPTGLGLVQPMEQENGEPTGLGLVQPIEQENGEATEQENGEPTEQENGEPTEQENGEATEQENGEPTGPGRVQPTGPGRVQPTGPGRVQPTGPGRVQPTGPGRVQPTGPGRVQHTGPGRVQPTGPGRVQPTGPGRVQHTGPGRVQHTVWGPVQPTWYGEEQLPPRQPGLDYSPISTDPSFNTTPVHRPLQFSSPATSTPQFNSSLRSPLHQINNLTTNAETTRRFKYPLQTPLNTVQSPVPLGSGNYGVVIFPSQLLNAELTGRNSPKAYMKKLMDFYFTREVLAVSNYKGGGSNGYAALDQDIMGAIVSATLTKYPNCTEMSISSEVGNKCVKARKYFKNKRDGPRCFMDSSL, from the exons ATGACCACA AATGTTGCTGGAGAAGAGCCCACAGAGCAGGAGAATGGAGAGCCCACAGAGCAGGAGAATGGAGAGCCCACAGAGCAGGAGAATGGGGAGCCCACAGAGCAGGAGAATGGGGAGCCCACAGAGCAGGAGAATGGAGAGCCCACGGAGCAGGAGAATGGAGAGCCCACGGAGCAGGAGAATGGAGAGCCCACGGAGCAGGAGAATGGAGAGCCCACGGAGCAGGAGAATGGAGAGCCCACGGAGCAGGAGAATGGAGAGCCCACGGAGCAGGAGAATGGAGAGCCCACGGAGCAGGAGAATGGGGAACCCACGGTGCAGGAGAATGGAGAGCCCACGGAGCAGGAGAATGGAGAGCCCACAGGCCTGGGTCTTGTACAGCCCATGGAGCAGGAGAATGGAGAGCCCACAGGCCTGGGTCTTGTACAGCCCATAGAGCAGGAGAATGGAGAGGCCACGGAGCAGGAGAATGGAGAGCCCACGGAGCAGGAGAATGGGGAGCCCACGGAACAGGAGAATGGAGAGGCCACGGAGCAGGAGAATGGAGAGCCCACAGGCCCGGGTCGTGTACAGCCCACAGGCCCGGGTCGTGTACAGCCCACAGGCCCGGGTCGTGTACAGCCCACAGGCCCGGGTCGTGTACAGCCCACAGGCCCGGGACGTGTACAGCCCACAGGCCCGGGTCGTGTACAGCACACAGGCCCGGGTCGTGTACAGCCCACAGGCCCGGGTCGTGTACAGCCCACAGGCCCAGGTCGTGTACAGCACACAGGCCCGGGTCGTGTACAGCACACAGTTTGGGGTCCTGTACAGCCCACGTGGTATGGAGAAGAACAGTTGCCCCCACGTCAACCTGGTCTTGATTATTCCCCCATCTCAACTGATCCTTCCTTCAACACTACTCCCGTCCATCGCCCTTTGCAGTTCTCTTCACCAGCCACATCCACCCCTCAGTTTAACAGCAGTCTCCGATCACCCCTTCACCAAATCAACAATCTGACGACTAATGCAGAAACCACCAGGCGTTTCAAGTACCCACTGCAGACCCCTCTG aACACAGTGCAGTCACCCGTCCCACTGGGGTCAGGGAACTATGGAGTTGTCATTTTTCCCAGTCAGTTGCTCAATGCAGAACTGACTGGGAGAAATAGTCCTAAGGCCTACATGAAGAAGTTGATGGATTTTTATTTCACGAGGGAGGTGCTGGCTGTGTCTAATTATAAAGGAGGAGGATCCAACGGATATGCAGCTTTAGACCAGGACATCATGGGAGCCATTGTTT ccgcaaCCCTCACCAAGTACCCGAACTGCACGGAAATGAGTATCAGCAGTGAAGTAGGCAACAAATGTGTTAAGGcgagaaaatatttcaaaaataaaagGGATGGGCCTAGGTGCTTCATGGATAGCTCATTGTAA